The window GCACATTCTCTCAGCCAAAGCCTCATGCGACCAGCGTTCCACTAAATAGCCGTTAACCCCTTGCACCACTGTTTCCCGGCAGCCAGGTACGTCAGTGCTCAAGACGGCACGCCCCATCGCCATCGCCTCTTGGGTACTACGCGGGATCCCTTCGCGATAGTAGGAAGGCAGAACAAACACGCTGGATTTGGCAATCCAATCTGCCACATTTGAAACGTGGCCCGGTGCGATAATGATGTCATCTTGAATCAACTGAGCCAGACTTTGTTCTGTCAGGCTGCCTGGATTCTGTGTATCAACTGCGCCCAACATGTAAAATTGCGTATCTGGGTATCGTTCTTTCACCTTTCTGGCAGCGGCGACGTATTCATGTACGCCTTTCTCGGCCAGTAGGCGGGCGATGAAAATAAAGGAGACCGGCTGAGTTGGGGCAGGGCTAAAGGGATAATCCGCCAAATTCAGACCAATTCCACCCAGCACGTGTGCCTGTTTGACATTTATCTTGCAATCAACCACAAGATCATGTCGATCATCAGGGTTTAGTAGGATAAGTGCGTCCAGTTTGGGGAAGACACAGCGATAGAGCGTAACCTGGATCTTTTTCAGCAGCTTGACTTTCCAGCTCACCCCTTGCGGTTGTTCAGTGAACAGGTAACCTAACCCTTCCAGCATGGCGTAGCGTTTTTTGACCCCAGCCATTACCGCTGCTAGCGTGCCGAAAATACACGGCTTTGAGAAATAGGAAAAGACTAGATCGGGTTCTAGCTTTTTCAGCTGTTTGCTGAGGGCGAAGGTATCGCAAAAGTCTTTTATAGGATTGAGCCCCGTTCTGCTGAATGCATAATCCACAGGCGTAGCGCCAAGGGCCCGCACCTGCTTGCGAGTATCATCATCATAATTGAGCGCAAAAGCGTAAACACTATGCCCCTGCTGGTGCAGCGATTTGATCAGGTCAGCTCTGAAACCGACCACACAGTTTGCTGTTGTGCCTATAAGTACTATTTTCATAAAGACCTTATGTGTATACCGTCAAAGCTGTTAATTATTATTTTTCAGCTCTGCGTAAACATGTTCCCATTGTGTAACTATCTGATTTAGAGAAAATTTATCCTTGACCCTCTGGCGCGCTGCGCGACCTAGATTTTGTCTCTCCAGGGGGGGCATCGATTCAATCCTAGCCATGGCTTGCGCCAGGGCGTCAGGATTTTTTATCGGCACCAGCAGGCCGTTTATGCCTTCAGAACCGATAATTTCCCCTGGGCCGCCGCTGTCGGTCACTACCACCGGCAACTCGGAGGCCATCGCCTCCGCCACGACCAGCCCATATCCTTCCCACTCAGATGACAGCACAAAACCATCTACTTGGCGATATAGCTTATCGATATTGTCCCGGACGCCCAAAAACTCAACGCGCTCTTTCAAGCCGGCTTGTTTCACTTGCAGTTGTAAAGCTTCGAGTAACGGGCCCTTGCCGGCGATGAGCAACCGACTATCGGGCAGCCTGCTAAAGGCCGATATCAGCGTTGGATAATCTTTCTGTTCAACCAGACGGCCAACGGCCAGCCAGCGAAAAGGTCCGATGTGATCTTCCCGTATATCGCCAGGTGCGAATTTATCCGTATCGATGCCGTTAGGTATGGTGCGCGTATTGCTCGTCGGAAACACCTTCTCACCGGTAAATCTGCGCGTCGCGGCTTCGCTGATGGTAGTGTTCATCTGGCTGAGCGGGTTTGTCAGCCGATAAGCCCAATCCCGCAGTTTTCC is drawn from Serratia entomophila and contains these coding sequences:
- a CDS encoding glycosyltransferase family 4 protein, whose translation is MKIVLIGTTANCVVGFRADLIKSLHQQGHSVYAFALNYDDDTRKQVRALGATPVDYAFSRTGLNPIKDFCDTFALSKQLKKLEPDLVFSYFSKPCIFGTLAAVMAGVKKRYAMLEGLGYLFTEQPQGVSWKVKLLKKIQVTLYRCVFPKLDALILLNPDDRHDLVVDCKINVKQAHVLGGIGLNLADYPFSPAPTQPVSFIFIARLLAEKGVHEYVAAARKVKERYPDTQFYMLGAVDTQNPGSLTEQSLAQLIQDDIIIAPGHVSNVADWIAKSSVFVLPSYYREGIPRSTQEAMAMGRAVLSTDVPGCRETVVQGVNGYLVERWSHEALAERMCELIEDPQKIVNMGQASYQLAQEKFDAQKVNNRLLAMLDIPNNVK
- a CDS encoding glycosyltransferase, coding for MRIDYVITGLEIGGAEYQVVALLEQLAQRGHQLRLISLTPPSSAVFIDRLAAAGIPLCSLGMRSGKDLPRALLRLRKELLRSRPDVVHSHMVHANLLTRLVRLLMPSLKIVCTAHNTHEGGKLRDWAYRLTNPLSQMNTTISEAATRRFTGEKVFPTSNTRTIPNGIDTDKFAPGDIREDHIGPFRWLAVGRLVEQKDYPTLISAFSRLPDSRLLIAGKGPLLEALQLQVKQAGLKERVEFLGVRDNIDKLYRQVDGFVLSSEWEGYGLVVAEAMASELPVVVTDSGGPGEIIGSEGINGLLVPIKNPDALAQAMARIESMPPLERQNLGRAARQRVKDKFSLNQIVTQWEHVYAELKNNN